A stretch of DNA from Deferribacterota bacterium:
CCACTTAATATTGACAACAAAATAGAGGCATCAAAGACACTAGTAGTAAGTGGGCCAATTTGATCTAAACTAGATGCAAATGCTACCAAACCATAACGGGATATAGCACCATAGGTTGGCTTAAAACCAACAATTCCACAAAAAGAAGCGGGCAACCTTATAGACCCTCCAGTATCAGAGCCAATTGATACTGGCGTAAGTCTTGCAGCTGTAGCTGCAGCAGAGCCGCCAGAAGATCCACCAGGTACTCTTGAGAGATCCCACGGATTTTTAGTATTTTTATAATAAGAATTCTCACAGGAAGAACCCATTGCAAATTCATCTAAATTTAACTTTCCGAGGATGATAAAACCTTCTTTTTTCAATTTCTTTACAACAGTTGCATTAAAAGGAGATATATAATTTTCTAAAATTTTCGAACCACATGTTGTAGGCATATCATCAGTAACAATATTATCCTTTATTGCAATTGGTATTCCAGCAAAATTCGGAAAACCTTCTTTTTTGCGCCTTATATTATCATATTGTCTTGCCTCAATCAAAGCATTATCATTTATAGTAATAAAAGACTGCAATTTCTCATCTATACTCTTTATCCTATCTAAATAAAATTGAACTAACTCTTCACAGGAGATATCTTTTTTATCTAATGCCTCTTTTATATCAATTAAATTAGCTTTAAGTAAATCTAGCATATTACCCCTCTATTATCCTTGGAACCTTAAAATGATCCTTCTCATATTGTGGTGCATTCTTAAAAACCTCCTCTTTGTCTAAAGAGGGTTGAGCAAAATCTTCCCTAAAAACATTTTTAATTTCAAGTACATGAGAAGTCGGTTCAATATTATCTGTATTTATTTCTGATAGTTTTTCCACATAATTAACAATATCATTAAATTCTTCAGTAAATCTATCTAATTTTTCATCATCAATTGATAGATATGCTAATCTTGCAACATGTAAAACACTTTCTTTTGTAAGCTCTGCCATTTAAACCTCCCTATTTAAGACTACATTTTAAAGAGTATTTATATATTTGGCAATAATTGTTTTTGTGCCAGCCTCCTTAAACATAATTCTAAGTTTAGCTGTCTCTCCTTCCCCTTTCTTTTCTATAATCACCCCTTTACCAAAATTTTTATGAACTATTAAATCTCCCCGTCTAAACATATCTTTACTTTTAAAACTCTTAGAGTTTACAGATAACTCTTTAAGAAATGGTGAAGGCTCATTTTTTACAATATTACCATATAACATCCTATTTTTTGCCCATGTCAAAAAGAGCCTATCCTTTGCTCTCGTAACAGCAACATAACAGAGCCTCCTCTCTTCTTCTAAGCTTTCACTACTATCATAAGCCCTATAAAGTGGAAACAGGCCCTCTTCTAAACCAACAACAAATAGGCTAGAAAATTCTAACCCTTTAGCTGAATGTACAGTTAGTAGATTTACAGCATCATGATTCTCTACATCACTTGATGTAATAAGGGAAATACTAGCCAAAAAATCTGATAGGGTAGACTCCTCGTTATTTTCGGAAAATTTTATTGCAGCATTAATTAATTCATATATGTTATATATTCTTTTATTGGCTACATTGTCTTCCTCAAAACTTTTTAGATAATTCTCATAATCCCTCTTTTTTAAAACTAAATTTATAATACTAGCGATATCCGGCATATTTTTAATCTCTTCCATTAATTCCAAAAAGCTATAAAGTGCATTTTTCTGTCTACCACTTAGACTAGGTGTTAATATCTTAATTGAGGTTAATAAGTCACAGCTATTCTCAATAGAGATTTCAATAATTTTTTTTAAGGTTTTTTCACCAATACCACTAGGTGGATTTTTCAAAGCCCTCATTAAAGACTCACTATCAAAGGGATTGTCAAAAATTTTCATATATGCAAGTATATCTTTTATCTCTTTTCTACTATAAAAAGAAAGGTTACCTATCACCCTATAGGGGATACCTGCATTTGTTAGATATGTTTCAAAGATTCTAGATTGAGCATTTGTCCTATAAAGAATTGCAATTTCATTTGGGTTAAGACCTTCATCTATTAAGTGCCTTATCTTTTTTACAACAAAATGTGCTTCTTCTTCATCACTTTCAAGATTTTTTATTTCTACAAACCCTTTATAATCCTTTGCTGCAATCAAATTTTTTCCTTTTCTAAACCTATTATTTGATATTAATTTGTTTGAAATATCTAATATATTTTGAGTGCTTCTATAATTTTTAGTTAATTTTATCGTGCAGGCATTTTTAAAATATTTTTCAAATTCCAATATATTCTTTATTTCAGCTCCCCTCCACGAATAGATTGACTGGTCATCATCCCCAACTACACATATATTAGAACCCTCTGACAAATATTTAACAAAATAAAATTGTAATAAATTTGTATCTTGGTACTCATCAACTAATATATATCTAAATAATTTTCTATAATATGACAAAACAGACTCTTGTTCTTCA
This window harbors:
- the gatC gene encoding Asp-tRNA(Asn)/Glu-tRNA(Gln) amidotransferase subunit GatC, with product MAELTKESVLHVARLAYLSIDDEKLDRFTEEFNDIVNYVEKLSEINTDNIEPTSHVLEIKNVFREDFAQPSLDKEEVFKNAPQYEKDHFKVPRIIEG
- a CDS encoding 3'-5' exonuclease, with the protein product EEQESVLSYYRKLFRYILVDEYQDTNLLQFYFVKYLSEGSNICVVGDDDQSIYSWRGAEIKNILEFEKYFKNACTIKLTKNYRSTQNILDISNKLISNNRFRKGKNLIAAKDYKGFVEIKNLESDEEEAHFVVKKIRHLIDEGLNPNEIAILYRTNAQSRIFETYLTNAGIPYRVIGNLSFYSRKEIKDILAYMKIFDNPFDSESLMRALKNPPSGIGEKTLKKIIEISIENSCDLLTSIKILTPSLSGRQKNALYSFLELMEEIKNMPDIASIINLVLKKRDYENYLKSFEEDNVANKRIYNIYELINAAIKFSENNEESTLSDFLASISLITSSDVENHDAVNLLTVHSAKGLEFSSLFVVGLEEGLFPLYRAYDSSESLEEERRLCYVAVTRAKDRLFLTWAKNRMLYGNIVKNEPSPFLKELSVNSKSFKSKDMFRRGDLIVHKNFGKGVIIEKKGEGETAKLRIMFKEAGTKTIIAKYINTL